A section of the Neorhodopirellula lusitana genome encodes:
- a CDS encoding DUF2262 domain-containing protein: MSKAFKLLSGNKLSSVDVSDCEYPSELVQVEGVVSQSGQGGWRGNENYTVHSLSFDAWRVVGEPLRRNPLLLLRPVPIDAEYFGDFPAGTLHKFEVLLSVEQTRAVVSEVVQENIEDNELGEIARELQQPVIVRTERFGDLTLNRQLDWFEGHVDWDDDEVEISFQPEEGLDITNLLETAEVLFRDAAEWQKKIEAFAVAEKLELANDWQEDGNEMDACEFLRRMTLESISILPEGKFEFWHDDGDIFFGHSIQISGSLREGLTDSDIPG; this comes from the coding sequence ATGAGCAAAGCATTCAAATTACTAAGCGGTAACAAGCTCTCGTCGGTGGACGTTTCCGATTGCGAGTACCCGAGTGAGTTGGTGCAAGTCGAAGGTGTCGTGTCGCAAAGCGGACAAGGTGGGTGGCGAGGAAATGAGAACTACACCGTTCATTCGCTGTCTTTCGACGCTTGGCGAGTGGTGGGAGAACCATTGCGCCGAAACCCGTTATTGCTGCTCCGCCCCGTCCCCATTGATGCCGAGTACTTTGGTGATTTTCCGGCCGGAACGCTCCACAAGTTCGAGGTTCTTTTGTCGGTCGAACAGACGCGTGCGGTTGTTTCCGAAGTCGTGCAAGAGAACATCGAGGACAACGAGCTTGGAGAGATTGCGAGAGAGCTTCAGCAACCGGTGATTGTTAGAACGGAACGGTTTGGCGATCTGACCTTAAATCGACAACTTGATTGGTTTGAAGGCCACGTTGATTGGGACGACGACGAGGTTGAGATATCATTCCAACCCGAAGAGGGCCTGGACATCACGAACTTGCTGGAGACCGCTGAAGTGCTTTTTCGTGATGCGGCTGAGTGGCAAAAGAAGATCGAGGCTTTCGCGGTCGCGGAGAAACTGGAACTGGCCAACGATTGGCAAGAGGACGGCAACGAGATGGACGCATGCGAATTCCTTCGACGAATGACCCTGGAGTCAATTTCGATTTTGCCAGAGGGCAAGTTTGAGTTCTGGCATGACGACGGTGACATCTTCTTTGGGCATTCCATTCAGATCAGTGGCTCGTTGCGTGAAGGCCTCACCGATTCCGACATCCCTGGTTAA